The following proteins are encoded in a genomic region of Oryctolagus cuniculus chromosome 6, mOryCun1.1, whole genome shotgun sequence:
- the GNPDA1 gene encoding glucosamine-6-phosphate isomerase 1: protein MKLIILDHYSQASEWAAKYIRNRIIQFNPGPDKYFTLGLPTGSTPLGCYKKLIEYYKNGDLSFKYVKTFNMDEYVGLPRDHPESYHSFMWNNFFKHIDIHPENTHILDGNAADLQAECDAFEEKIKAAGGIELFVGGIGPDGHIAFNEPGSSLVSRTRVKTLAMDTILANARFFDGDLAKVPTMALTVGVGTVMDAREVMILITGAHKAFALYKAIEEGVNHMWTVSAFQQHPRTVFVCDEDATLELKVKTVKYFKGLMLVHNKLVDPLYSIKEKEIEKSQSSKKPYSD from the exons ATGAAGCTCATCATCCTGGACCACTATTCTCAGGCCAGCGAGTGGGCGGCCAAATACATCAGGAACCGCATCATCCAGTTTAACCCGGGGCCAGACAAGTACTTCACGCTGGGGCTCCCCACTG GGAGCACCCCGCTCGGCTGCTATAAGAAGCTCATCGAGTACTACAAGAACGGCGACCTGTCCTTTAAGTATGTGAAGACCTTCAACATGGATGAGTACGTCG GGCTGCCTCGCGACCACCCAGAGAGTTACCACTCCTTCATGTGGAACAACTTCTTCAAGCACATTGACATTCACCCCGAGAACACCCACATTCTGGACGGTAACGCTGCCGACCTGCAGGCCGAGTGCGACGCCTTTGAGGAGAAGATTAAGGCTGCGGGTGGGATTGAGCTCTTCGTTGGAG GCATCGGCCCCGATGGACACATCGCCTTCAACGAGCCGGGCTCCAGTCTGGTGTCCAGGACCCGGGTGAAGACGTTGGCCATGGACACCATCCTGGCCAATGCCAGGTTCTTTGACGGAGACCTGGCCAAGGTGCCCACCATGGCTCTGACAGTGGGTGTGGGCACCGTCATGGATGCCAGAGAG GTGATGATCCTCATCACAGGCGCACACAAGGCCTTTGCGCTGTACAAGGCCATCGAGGAGGGCGTGAACCACATGTGGACGGTGTCTGCCTTCCAGCAGCACCCGCGCACCGTGTTTGTGTGTGACGAGGACGCCACCCTGGAGCTGAAGGTGAAGACTGTCAAGTACTTCAAAG GTTTAATGCTTGTTCATAACAAGTTGGTGGACCCCTTGTACAGCATCAAGgagaaagaaattgagaaaagCCAGTCTTCTAAGAAGCCATACAGCGATTAG